A genomic stretch from Lysobacter soyae includes:
- the efpL gene encoding elongation factor P-like protein EfpL: MKAYDIKKGNVVEHNGAVYQIRDIERSSPQGRGGNVKFRFTMYSVPGGNKLDLSVGGDDELREVDLARRQSTYSYKDGEAFVFLDDEDYTPYTLDAEVVGDDAGYITDGLTGCYVQVIDEMPVGLQLPTSVVLEVVETPPELKGGTATKRPKPARLSTGLEIQVPEYIVNGEKVWVNTTTGEFGGRAE; the protein is encoded by the coding sequence ATGAAGGCTTACGACATCAAGAAAGGCAATGTGGTTGAACACAACGGCGCCGTTTACCAGATCCGCGACATCGAGCGCAGCTCACCGCAAGGTCGCGGCGGCAACGTCAAGTTCCGCTTCACCATGTATAGCGTTCCGGGCGGCAACAAGCTCGATCTCAGCGTCGGTGGTGATGACGAGTTGCGCGAGGTCGATCTCGCCCGCCGTCAGTCCACCTATTCGTACAAGGACGGAGAAGCCTTCGTGTTCTTGGACGACGAGGACTACACGCCCTACACACTCGATGCCGAAGTCGTCGGCGACGACGCGGGCTACATCACCGACGGCCTGACCGGCTGCTATGTGCAAGTCATTGACGAGATGCCGGTCGGTTTGCAATTGCCGACCTCGGTGGTGCTTGAAGTGGTGGAGACGCCGCCGGAGTTGAAAGGCGGTACCGCCACCAAACGCCCGAAGCCGGCGCGCTTGTCCACCGGTCTTGAAATCCAAGTTCCGGAATACATCGTCAACGGTGAAAAAGTTTGGGTGAACACCACCACCGGCGAATTTGGTGGCCGCGCCGAGTGA